Proteins from a genomic interval of Hornefia porci:
- a CDS encoding calcium/sodium antiporter, giving the protein MLINTGILILGFVLLIKGADFFVDGSSSIAKTLLIPPLVIGLTIVAMGTSLPELSVSVVSSLQGNNELSVSNVTGSNLFNLVVVLGASALILPLNVDDRVLRRDFPISILCTAGLMIMCYKGMCIGRFAGTVLCAAFVLYIIYTVRAATKSRKARLSQHDDEFQEAAQEYRILPMWQSVLYVAGGAVAVKFGGDFVVDSASYIAKSFGLSETLIGLTIVACGTSLPELVTSIQATRKGELDLAIGNVIGSNIFNILFILGVAAFLSPIAIVTANLVDMGVLIVVSLIVWGFCSTKKSLSRREGVFMLIMYTIYLVYIILRK; this is encoded by the coding sequence ATGCTGATAAACACAGGAATATTAATACTGGGGTTCGTGCTGCTGATTAAAGGAGCCGATTTTTTTGTGGACGGGAGCTCCTCCATCGCCAAAACACTGCTGATACCCCCGCTCGTCATCGGGCTGACCATCGTCGCCATGGGGACCTCGCTGCCGGAGCTGTCGGTCAGCGTCGTCTCATCACTGCAGGGGAACAATGAATTGTCCGTCAGCAACGTGACAGGCTCGAACCTGTTCAACCTCGTCGTTGTTCTGGGTGCCAGCGCGCTGATTCTGCCGCTGAACGTGGACGACCGGGTTCTGCGCCGGGACTTTCCCATCAGTATACTCTGCACCGCCGGCCTGATGATCATGTGTTACAAAGGCATGTGCATCGGCCGCTTCGCGGGCACTGTTCTGTGCGCTGCCTTTGTTCTCTACATCATATACACCGTCCGGGCCGCCACAAAATCCCGGAAGGCCAGGCTCTCTCAGCATGACGATGAGTTTCAGGAGGCTGCGCAGGAATACCGGATTCTGCCGATGTGGCAGTCGGTCCTCTATGTCGCAGGCGGCGCCGTCGCCGTCAAATTCGGAGGTGATTTCGTCGTGGACAGTGCCTCCTATATCGCCAAAAGCTTCGGACTTTCCGAAACACTGATCGGTCTGACCATCGTGGCCTGCGGCACTTCCCTGCCGGAGCTCGTGACCTCCATTCAGGCAACCCGCAAGGGCGAGCTCGATCTGGCCATCGGCAACGTAATCGGCAGCAATATCTTCAACATTCTGTTCATTCTGGGCGTAGCCGCCTTCCTCAGTCCTATCGCCATCGTCACGGCGAATCTGGTGGATATGGGCGTGCTGATCGTCGTGAGTCTGATCGTATGGGGCTTCTGCAGCACAAAAAAATCCCTCTCTCGGCGAGAGGGAGTCTTCATGCTCATCATGTATACAATCTACCTGGTTTACATTATTCTGCGAAAATAG
- a CDS encoding phosphodiester glycosidase family protein codes for MRRVKRVWLTVLCCVFLVTMFGVGNISAADSFTPPEGKRLTALKEYPIAPGIKEQHITMVDSKGNNQIEGYAAVVNLKNKDTGILAGYKDYDTSGRWGMQTVRDQAASAQRKLGGDKNIVAATNGDYFNMSTGEPNGALVMGGKVVREAGYEYYFAILKDGTAAIRDPGTPMDDVEEAIGAPIKLVHDGKLYFRDENDHWDQDTSLMPRNSIGIREDGTVVIFGADGRQAPKSVGMTLKEVAQTMINMGCREVLYLDGGGSYTYASKSEGTKELTVKNSPSDGNERKVSSSLFVYSTAKATGEFDHASVSPDNEIYTPGSTVKFKAVGVDSAGGSAPLPADARFALKDASMGSITEDGEFKAGDKTGAVSVQLKSGDKVVGETSIEIRNPDSISFTNEEITMAFEEESDLGLAVRYQGRQIHYHDGDFKWTISDVKDADKKDVDNPEELGSFKGNKFTSSDGKTLYGTITCASKRDEAVKGSINVIVGLQPSVVMDFENHKDSEGNEIPAEKYWDFNRASFEPGGGTILALWDREGNWLDKATARMLYGHYVNGVDPVNKTESSRGGKESAEIVNIASGEPVKKGNNSLKINYDFREANGTEGACVGFSSQTQEIPGNPTAIGMYVYCPEGTPNLWLRLRVKDGSDVVQTVNFTEIGCSKVDADKLGGLDWTGWKYVEAKLPGKGPYKLIGGETIRVMYLLNGSGNFRMENGHIVQIPRNEVKGSLYFDDLQFVYGANTTDNDNPVIGRITADGQELKEDTVVKSNDVNFEINVSDVQNKYTSGVDYDTKNIWIDGKNITDKAIADNRFAHDESKEALFLYKQHLSNGEHSVKVLIRDKEGNEAVKSVSFSVDGSETDKPKVKTGFDDGKVYVGEKAGISLKSDKTDAIQKVTAEIKLGKDYSDYNVEYAEGFEENAEPKYSPKTGILTVSAKRKEGSAPSADGKIATAYVRVPLSVTKGTSMGFSIPSGEFEYKDESGEIHESSFVRKTQEAEIGARYTISADNTVAGMDTTFIVKTEAGKSAKNVGIYLSDDQKIGETDLNGKFATDKFRSAQKYAVYAKDEKGGYSFVLHSASNGAGANEDGTPSYIQLNAAKNSETTKNITWMSRPGAAEKAAVVKLALKKDYDTDKEKAFREYKGTVELLNFNGSSENADNRAVYLNTVELNGLKPDTDYVYMAGDGDEHWSEVRSFSTAYNGEKTNFFILGDTQTEDVSLENIMTELAKKKYAFGIQTGDFVEKADLYGDWTGILKLFDREPFSSTDMIHVTGNHELYGDTTGNIQKSLFNIESQRHYSVQYGNVYVAVLGFSSQEKDAKEYAEWLVSDASKSKAKWKIVVSHQPPYGTNETTDDCAAFTKYLPKACEKAGIDFMFSGHDHSLVRTNPTTDGRTDEANGVVYYVCGSTGGKSYTPSNSRGFNFAVDPTNDYDGIYLTAEATDSEFRVKVHEANGSELEKYSYTKKKETCENGLHEWYCADDEHLICGKCGMTRKITADFSGKVIDRKSGLVRYLQDGKFEKNRWLTDGDESYYIGADGYAVTGTVTIDGKKYTFNRHGVFVKGSFVKETVTLKNGKQKDIIRYYEAGGNAAKRWRVIDGDFYYFRKASANSTEETNPDDGEMLAGGKFKIRTPGKNTIREFVFDQNGVLTRGAFESETDTKGKLVGTRYYWGDEYVRKSTVVDGVRYDFDPDTGYMAVKDISKCSIAPIVDQLYTGAALKPEVEITDGSQKLKSGTNFKVTYSENTRIGKAAVTIKGIPSRGYKGTVRTEFSIVSKPKKPGKTSITSVKNIKKKSIEIRWKSVKGAAGYKVYRATSKKGKFRLVKTTKSRSWKNTKLKKGKTYYYKVRAYSKAAGKTVYGSYSSVKSKKVKK; via the coding sequence GTGAGAAGAGTGAAAAGAGTATGGCTGACAGTATTGTGCTGTGTTTTTCTGGTGACGATGTTCGGCGTCGGAAATATTTCTGCGGCGGACAGTTTCACGCCGCCGGAGGGAAAGCGTCTGACGGCGCTGAAGGAATATCCGATAGCTCCGGGAATAAAGGAGCAGCATATTACCATGGTTGACAGCAAGGGCAATAACCAGATTGAAGGTTATGCGGCAGTTGTCAATCTGAAAAACAAAGATACCGGTATCCTTGCGGGCTATAAGGATTATGACACGTCCGGGAGATGGGGAATGCAGACCGTGCGCGATCAGGCGGCGTCTGCCCAGCGCAAACTCGGCGGGGATAAAAATATCGTCGCTGCAACAAACGGCGACTATTTCAATATGTCCACAGGCGAGCCGAACGGCGCGCTCGTGATGGGCGGAAAAGTCGTCAGAGAGGCGGGATATGAATATTACTTCGCCATCCTGAAGGACGGAACCGCCGCGATCCGGGATCCCGGAACCCCGATGGACGATGTTGAAGAGGCGATCGGCGCACCGATTAAGCTGGTGCACGACGGAAAACTGTATTTCAGAGATGAAAACGATCACTGGGATCAGGACACATCGCTGATGCCCCGTAATTCCATCGGTATCAGAGAGGACGGAACGGTCGTCATCTTTGGAGCAGACGGCAGACAGGCCCCCAAATCTGTCGGAATGACATTGAAAGAAGTCGCACAGACGATGATTAATATGGGATGCAGGGAGGTTCTCTACCTTGACGGCGGAGGTTCCTATACCTATGCCAGTAAATCTGAAGGAACAAAGGAGCTGACAGTGAAGAACAGCCCTTCGGACGGAAATGAGCGGAAAGTTTCATCGTCGCTGTTCGTGTATTCTACAGCGAAGGCGACAGGCGAATTTGATCACGCTTCCGTTTCTCCGGATAACGAGATCTACACGCCGGGCTCCACAGTGAAATTCAAGGCTGTCGGGGTTGACAGCGCCGGAGGCTCGGCGCCCCTGCCGGCGGATGCCAGGTTCGCGCTGAAGGATGCGTCGATGGGCTCCATCACGGAGGACGGCGAGTTCAAGGCCGGCGATAAGACCGGAGCTGTAAGCGTACAGCTGAAATCCGGAGACAAGGTTGTGGGTGAAACTTCGATTGAGATCCGGAATCCGGATTCCATCTCCTTCACCAACGAAGAGATTACTATGGCCTTCGAAGAGGAATCGGATCTGGGACTTGCCGTCAGGTATCAGGGCAGGCAGATCCATTACCATGACGGTGATTTCAAGTGGACGATTTCAGATGTAAAGGACGCTGATAAGAAGGACGTCGACAATCCGGAGGAACTGGGAAGCTTTAAGGGGAACAAATTTACATCATCCGACGGTAAAACCCTTTACGGGACAATTACCTGTGCTTCAAAAAGAGACGAGGCGGTGAAGGGAAGCATAAACGTTATTGTAGGTCTTCAGCCGTCGGTTGTCATGGACTTCGAGAACCATAAGGATTCGGAGGGAAATGAAATTCCGGCAGAAAAATACTGGGATTTCAATCGCGCCAGCTTCGAACCGGGCGGCGGAACCATTCTCGCTCTGTGGGACAGAGAGGGGAACTGGCTGGATAAGGCCACCGCGAGAATGCTGTACGGCCATTATGTGAACGGCGTGGATCCTGTAAATAAAACGGAAAGCTCCCGCGGCGGAAAGGAATCTGCGGAAATCGTCAACATTGCCAGCGGCGAGCCGGTGAAGAAGGGCAATAACTCGCTGAAGATAAACTATGATTTCCGAGAGGCGAACGGCACGGAGGGCGCCTGTGTGGGATTCTCATCTCAGACCCAGGAGATCCCGGGAAATCCTACCGCAATCGGGATGTATGTGTACTGTCCGGAGGGGACGCCCAATCTCTGGCTGAGACTGCGTGTGAAAGACGGAAGTGACGTTGTGCAGACTGTGAATTTTACGGAAATAGGATGCTCCAAAGTTGATGCGGACAAGCTGGGCGGTCTGGACTGGACCGGCTGGAAATATGTTGAGGCCAAGCTCCCCGGCAAAGGCCCGTATAAACTGATCGGAGGAGAGACGATCCGCGTAATGTACCTTCTTAACGGCAGCGGGAACTTCAGGATGGAAAACGGCCATATCGTTCAGATTCCCAGGAACGAGGTCAAGGGCTCCCTTTACTTCGATGATCTTCAGTTCGTCTACGGCGCCAATACCACAGACAACGACAACCCGGTCATCGGACGGATCACCGCGGACGGTCAGGAACTTAAAGAGGACACTGTCGTAAAGTCCAATGATGTGAATTTTGAAATCAATGTGTCGGATGTCCAGAACAAATATACTTCCGGCGTTGATTATGACACAAAAAATATCTGGATAGACGGAAAAAATATTACGGATAAGGCGATCGCAGACAACCGCTTTGCGCATGATGAGAGCAAGGAAGCGTTGTTCCTGTACAAGCAGCACCTGTCCAACGGGGAGCATTCTGTCAAGGTTCTGATCCGTGACAAGGAGGGTAATGAGGCGGTAAAGTCTGTTTCCTTCAGCGTTGACGGCAGTGAGACAGATAAACCGAAGGTGAAGACGGGCTTCGACGATGGAAAGGTCTACGTCGGGGAGAAGGCCGGAATAAGCCTGAAATCCGATAAGACGGACGCGATACAGAAGGTTACAGCGGAAATAAAACTCGGTAAGGACTATTCTGACTATAATGTGGAGTATGCCGAAGGCTTTGAGGAAAACGCTGAGCCGAAATACAGTCCGAAGACCGGTATTCTTACCGTTTCTGCGAAGCGGAAGGAGGGGAGCGCTCCGTCCGCTGACGGAAAAATAGCGACTGCGTATGTCAGAGTTCCCCTTTCCGTAACAAAGGGAACGTCGATGGGCTTCTCAATCCCGTCAGGGGAATTTGAATACAAGGATGAGTCAGGTGAAATCCACGAGTCATCTTTTGTCCGCAAGACGCAGGAGGCGGAGATCGGCGCCCGATATACGATCAGCGCGGATAACACTGTTGCGGGCATGGATACGACCTTCATCGTAAAGACGGAAGCGGGAAAGTCCGCGAAGAACGTCGGCATCTATCTGAGCGACGATCAGAAAATCGGCGAGACAGATCTGAACGGGAAATTTGCCACGGATAAATTCCGCAGCGCGCAGAAATACGCAGTCTACGCGAAGGATGAAAAAGGCGGATATTCCTTTGTTCTCCACTCCGCAAGCAACGGCGCGGGTGCAAACGAGGACGGAACGCCGTCATACATTCAGCTGAACGCCGCGAAGAATTCGGAAACGACGAAGAACATCACCTGGATGTCCCGTCCGGGCGCTGCGGAAAAGGCGGCGGTCGTGAAGCTTGCGCTGAAGAAGGATTATGATACAGATAAGGAAAAGGCGTTCAGGGAATACAAGGGAACTGTGGAGCTCCTGAACTTCAACGGCTCCTCTGAAAATGCGGACAACAGGGCCGTATATCTGAACACGGTGGAACTGAACGGATTGAAGCCTGATACCGATTACGTCTACATGGCGGGTGACGGAGACGAGCACTGGTCAGAGGTCAGAAGCTTCTCCACGGCATATAACGGGGAAAAGACGAACTTCTTCATTCTGGGCGACACACAGACTGAAGATGTATCTCTGGAAAACATCATGACGGAGCTGGCGAAGAAGAAGTACGCCTTCGGAATTCAGACCGGCGACTTTGTCGAGAAGGCAGATCTGTACGGAGACTGGACAGGAATCCTGAAACTGTTTGATCGGGAGCCGTTCAGCAGCACAGACATGATTCATGTTACAGGAAACCATGAGCTGTACGGCGACACCACCGGAAACATCCAGAAGAGCCTGTTCAATATCGAAAGCCAGCGGCACTACTCGGTGCAGTACGGGAACGTGTATGTTGCGGTGCTCGGATTCTCGTCGCAGGAGAAGGATGCGAAGGAATACGCGGAGTGGCTGGTATCGGATGCGTCAAAGAGCAAGGCGAAGTGGAAGATTGTGGTATCGCACCAGCCACCTTATGGAACAAATGAAACAACGGACGACTGCGCGGCGTTTACAAAGTATCTGCCTAAGGCGTGTGAAAAGGCCGGGATTGACTTCATGTTCTCCGGACATGACCACTCGCTTGTGAGAACTAACCCGACGACAGACGGCAGGACCGATGAGGCTAATGGAGTCGTGTACTACGTCTGCGGTTCTACCGGAGGGAAGTCATATACTCCGTCTAACAGCAGAGGCTTCAACTTCGCGGTGGATCCGACGAATGATTATGACGGAATCTATCTGACCGCAGAGGCGACGGACAGCGAGTTCAGAGTCAAAGTCCATGAGGCGAACGGAAGCGAGCTGGAGAAGTATTCTTACACGAAGAAGAAGGAAACCTGTGAAAACGGACTGCATGAGTGGTACTGTGCCGACGATGAACATCTGATCTGCGGGAAATGCGGAATGACCAGAAAGATCACAGCAGACTTTTCGGGAAAGGTCATTGATCGGAAGAGCGGACTGGTGAGGTACCTGCAGGACGGTAAATTCGAAAAGAACAGATGGCTTACAGACGGTGATGAGAGCTATTATATCGGAGCAGACGGTTATGCTGTGACCGGAACCGTTACCATCGACGGAAAGAAGTACACATTCAACAGACACGGCGTGTTCGTGAAGGGAAGCTTTGTGAAGGAGACCGTCACGCTGAAGAACGGAAAACAGAAAGACATCATCCGCTATTATGAAGCGGGAGGCAATGCGGCGAAGCGCTGGAGAGTAATTGACGGTGATTTCTATTACTTCAGAAAAGCGAGCGCCAACAGCACTGAAGAAACAAATCCGGATGACGGCGAGATGCTTGCGGGCGGAAAATTCAAGATCAGGACTCCGGGAAAGAATACGATAAGAGAATTCGTGTTCGATCAGAACGGCGTCCTCACACGCGGAGCCTTTGAGTCAGAAACAGACACGAAGGGGAAACTCGTGGGCACCAGGTATTACTGGGGTGATGAGTATGTCAGAAAGAGCACCGTCGTCGATGGCGTCCGGTACGACTTCGATCCGGACACGGGATATATGGCGGTGAAGGATATTTCAAAATGCAGTATCGCACCGATTGTCGACCAGCTGTATACGGGAGCCGCACTGAAGCCGGAGGTTGAGATCACAGACGGAAGCCAGAAGCTGAAGTCGGGAACGAACTTTAAGGTCACATACAGTGAGAACACCCGGATCGGAAAGGCGGCAGTGACGATTAAGGGAATTCCGTCGAGAGGTTACAAAGGAACGGTCCGGACGGAGTTCAGCATCGTGTCGAAGCCGAAGAAGCCCGGGAAGACATCCATCACATCGGTTAAAAACATTAAAAAGAAATCGATTGAAATCAGATGGAAGTCGGTAAAGGGCGCGGCAGGCTACAAGGTGTACCGCGCGACTTCAAAGAAAGGCAAGTTCAGGCTTGTGAAAACCACGAAGTCGAGAAGCTGGAAAAATACAAAGCTGAAGAAAGGAAAAACCTATTATTATAAGGTCAGAGCCTACAGCAAGGCCGCAGGAAAGACCGTATACGGATCATATTCTTCCGTAAAAAGCAAAAAAGTAAAGAAATAG
- a CDS encoding CotH kinase family protein translates to MRQMRRSLMLTLVLAVLIAAGIGGLCITYAADSGGASFREEYASPGDSLHVVYNGTSGEDISYRWYMDDQKISCTGNTYCVTSDDMEKVIRAEVWEGGKKVSDCSIICSVLPVVYINTQEGKDITSREEYLPAEMNIQGCEKYNRTNTDLYTGKIEIKGRGHSTWKRFDKKPYKIKLDKKTNLFGMGKNKHWVLLANYIDESGMRNMLSSYYGKNLGTTAMDGLWVDVVLNGKFIGMYQLAEHVRVDKNRVDIYDWEGAAGDIAKAFAKKNGLSKDEEDALGDQLEQDVSWITTDRFRYGGNEYSASDYYSRPESANGGCLFEIDADPEKTPGFYTDRNVPVNFDTPEFATSGSTFSSMMRNSVQKLEDAFYSPDQCVKDIGSGRLSYVDICDADSLVSFWMASEFMRNEIGAKSTFFYKDIDRPICFGPIWDFDWSSDSVAPFGTSGARSWVTKDRPWFAEAKKSAYFAVKARELFRDKEDMLRESVQNGGTVDRWHDYIRQPALKNESIWKYSRGFEADTSALKSWIQKRISWMDEQFATDQSAMKSLGVPLSDRLSITLSGEDVEHIADQAYETKTSPAKTIRAAVSIRDNSYASLNYYINGRYIGSVKLDGESEIPLILDESLFTEKQGKKNVISVWLKTGDGQFAEQQYCTLKFTQGEEQYCDVVLNEHGSSRVIKTASGKKFRLPKVAADSSMLFTGWRKEGSDQDISPGEKLSITSRTVLNAHFAECRDGDVYHDWEASGDGYKCRKCGLTKEDDKEYVDIADCDVTQSSRYGTQYTGRAVAPVITVSYCGRILTEGRDYRLNITNNVNIGFATYKISGIRSAGFDGTAELSYRIVHRKIRTVSCELSETLYKYDGKEKTPGVHLSYSGIALKQNRDYTVSYLDNKKAGTATVVITGKGNFTGEKKVTFRISKDIKPRKTSLKSLKAKSGRKIAVVWKKQTANTGGYQIRYAANKKFKSAKYVKVKGSKNTSKTIRVRKSRTKYYVEVRTYVKVGKKTYYSSWSKAKTVRTKK, encoded by the coding sequence ATGAGACAGATGAGAAGATCCCTGATGCTGACGCTGGTGCTTGCCGTATTAATTGCGGCAGGCATCGGCGGTTTATGTATCACATATGCGGCAGATAGCGGCGGAGCCTCCTTCAGGGAAGAGTATGCGTCGCCCGGAGACAGTCTTCACGTGGTATACAATGGGACCTCCGGTGAGGATATCAGTTACAGGTGGTATATGGATGACCAGAAGATCAGCTGCACAGGGAACACATATTGCGTGACCTCCGACGATATGGAGAAGGTGATACGCGCAGAGGTCTGGGAAGGCGGAAAAAAGGTTTCCGACTGTTCCATTATCTGCAGTGTGCTTCCGGTCGTCTATATTAACACGCAGGAAGGAAAAGACATTACTTCGAGAGAAGAATACCTGCCGGCTGAGATGAACATCCAGGGCTGTGAAAAATACAATCGGACGAATACGGATCTGTATACCGGAAAAATTGAAATCAAGGGCCGCGGGCATTCCACCTGGAAACGCTTCGACAAGAAGCCGTACAAAATCAAACTGGACAAAAAAACGAACCTGTTCGGTATGGGGAAAAACAAGCACTGGGTTCTGCTGGCCAATTATATCGACGAGAGCGGAATGCGGAACATGCTTTCCTCGTACTATGGTAAGAATCTCGGAACCACGGCGATGGACGGCCTCTGGGTCGACGTCGTCCTCAACGGGAAATTTATCGGAATGTATCAGCTGGCCGAGCACGTCCGTGTGGATAAGAACAGAGTGGATATTTATGACTGGGAGGGCGCTGCCGGCGATATTGCCAAGGCGTTCGCGAAGAAAAACGGCCTGTCGAAGGATGAGGAGGACGCTCTGGGAGATCAGCTGGAGCAGGATGTTTCCTGGATCACGACGGACAGATTCCGTTACGGGGGGAACGAATACAGCGCCTCTGATTATTACAGCAGACCGGAATCCGCAAACGGAGGATGCCTGTTTGAAATCGACGCCGATCCGGAAAAGACGCCGGGCTTTTATACCGACAGGAATGTTCCGGTGAATTTTGACACCCCGGAATTCGCGACTTCAGGCAGCACATTTTCTTCCATGATGAGAAATTCTGTCCAGAAGCTGGAGGACGCGTTTTACAGTCCGGATCAGTGTGTGAAGGACATCGGGAGCGGTCGCCTGTCGTATGTGGACATCTGTGATGCGGACAGCCTGGTATCATTCTGGATGGCTTCCGAATTCATGAGGAACGAGATCGGAGCGAAGAGCACGTTCTTTTATAAGGATATCGACCGGCCGATCTGCTTTGGTCCGATATGGGATTTCGACTGGAGTTCAGATTCTGTGGCTCCCTTCGGAACATCAGGTGCCAGGAGCTGGGTCACAAAGGATCGTCCGTGGTTCGCGGAGGCGAAGAAGAGCGCCTACTTCGCCGTCAAGGCGAGGGAACTGTTCCGGGACAAGGAAGACATGCTCCGGGAATCGGTTCAGAACGGCGGCACTGTTGACCGGTGGCATGATTACATTCGTCAGCCGGCGCTGAAGAATGAGAGTATATGGAAATATTCCAGAGGCTTTGAAGCAGATACGTCCGCGCTGAAGTCCTGGATACAGAAAAGAATCAGCTGGATGGATGAGCAGTTCGCGACGGATCAGAGCGCGATGAAATCGCTGGGTGTTCCTTTGTCCGACAGGCTCAGCATCACCCTTTCCGGCGAGGATGTGGAGCATATCGCGGATCAGGCCTATGAGACAAAGACATCTCCGGCGAAGACGATACGCGCGGCGGTCAGCATCCGGGATAATTCATACGCAAGCCTGAATTATTATATTAACGGAAGATATATCGGCAGCGTGAAGCTGGACGGAGAAAGCGAAATTCCTCTGATCCTGGACGAGAGCCTGTTCACAGAAAAGCAGGGAAAGAAGAATGTGATCAGTGTCTGGCTGAAGACCGGTGACGGACAGTTTGCGGAGCAGCAGTACTGTACTCTGAAATTCACGCAGGGTGAAGAGCAATACTGTGATGTTGTGCTGAATGAGCACGGCTCATCCCGCGTCATAAAGACGGCTTCAGGGAAAAAGTTCCGACTGCCGAAGGTGGCGGCGGACAGCTCTATGCTGTTTACCGGCTGGAGGAAAGAGGGAAGTGATCAGGACATCTCCCCGGGAGAAAAGCTTTCGATTACTTCACGGACCGTGTTAAACGCACACTTTGCGGAATGCAGGGACGGCGATGTCTATCATGACTGGGAGGCGTCCGGCGACGGTTACAAATGCAGAAAATGCGGTCTGACAAAGGAGGACGATAAGGAATATGTGGACATTGCGGATTGTGATGTCACACAGAGCAGCCGTTACGGGACACAGTACACCGGACGTGCGGTCGCTCCCGTAATCACCGTCTCCTATTGCGGGCGGATACTGACAGAAGGCAGGGACTACAGACTGAACATCACCAATAATGTGAACATCGGCTTCGCTACCTACAAAATCAGTGGGATCCGCTCGGCGGGCTTTGATGGAACCGCAGAGCTGAGCTATCGCATCGTTCACAGGAAAATCCGTACGGTCTCCTGTGAACTTTCGGAGACGCTGTATAAATATGACGGAAAAGAAAAGACTCCGGGGGTGCATCTGTCCTACAGCGGAATCGCTTTGAAGCAGAACAGGGATTATACCGTCTCATACCTCGACAACAAAAAAGCCGGAACTGCGACTGTCGTGATTACAGGAAAAGGCAATTTCACGGGCGAAAAGAAGGTTACCTTCAGGATTTCAAAGGACATTAAACCGAGAAAAACCTCACTGAAGAGTCTGAAGGCCAAGAGCGGCAGAAAGATAGCCGTGGTATGGAAGAAGCAGACAGCGAATACCGGGGGATATCAGATACGGTATGCCGCGAATAAGAAGTTCAAATCAGCGAAATATGTGAAGGTGAAGGGCAGTAAGAATACGTCGAAAACGATCAGGGTCAGGAAATCACGAACGAAATATTACGTTGAAGTCAGAACGTACGTGAAGGTCGGCAAGAAAACGTATTATTCCTCCTGGTCGAAGGCGAAAACCGTCCGGACAAAGAAATAA
- a CDS encoding type II toxin-antitoxin system RelB/DinJ family antitoxin — MAGNTTNISIRMDADLKAQADALFAELGMNLSTAFNIFVRQSLREGGIPFEVKLEQPNKETIAAMLEAERIAKDPSVKGYKDLDELFADLKK, encoded by the coding sequence ATGGCTGGAAATACCACAAACATCAGCATCCGCATGGACGCGGATTTGAAGGCACAGGCCGATGCCCTGTTTGCGGAACTCGGCATGAATTTATCCACGGCGTTCAATATCTTCGTGCGCCAGTCGCTTCGTGAGGGCGGTATTCCCTTTGAAGTGAAGCTGGAACAGCCCAATAAGGAAACGATTGCTGCCATGCTGGAAGCGGAAAGGATTGCAAAAGACCCGTCTGTAAAGGGCTACAAAGACCTTGACGAGTTGTTTGCCGACCTGAAAAAATGA